The Methanosphaera stadtmanae DSM 3091 genome includes a window with the following:
- a CDS encoding multiprotein bridging factor aMBF1, with amino-acid sequence MNCEICGTEIKGQPYKTKIDNSLMVTCKECSRYGKVQQKPQRQGNNKRNKNNQNRRTNSNRPYTRKSKEEEYELVDDYEKTIKQAREKKNLTHKQLGEKIYERESVIANIETGKMVPDNKIAHKLEKALHIKIIEKIESNEREFQESRRFKEATLGDIARIKRK; translated from the coding sequence ATGAATTGTGAAATATGTGGAACAGAAATAAAAGGTCAACCTTATAAAACTAAAATAGATAATTCTCTTATGGTTACATGTAAAGAATGCTCTAGATATGGAAAAGTTCAACAAAAACCACAACGCCAAGGAAATAATAAAAGAAATAAAAATAATCAGAACAGAAGAACAAATTCAAACAGACCATACACCCGAAAATCTAAAGAAGAAGAGTATGAACTAGTCGATGATTATGAAAAAACTATTAAACAAGCAAGAGAAAAGAAAAATCTCACACATAAACAACTTGGAGAAAAAATCTATGAAAGAGAATCTGTTATAGCTAACATTGAAACTGGAAAAATGGTTCCTGATAATAAGATTGCTCATAAATTAGAAAAAGCATTACATATAAAAATTATTGAAAAAATAGAAAGTAATGAAAGGGAATTCCAAGAGTCTAGACGTTTTAAAGAAGCTACCCTTGGAGATATAGCTCGTATAAAAAGGAAGTAA
- a CDS encoding DUF356 domain-containing protein, with amino-acid sequence MALILVRAMNKKKALNGLADIERHAKLSIIGKPRKVSLKSVHDVTKRVLKQEPRDDIKIAVLVKVQESTTTSIMNLRKIHPPVHVIVISEEYPEYEDLNKEFSKSKIFDGYYSSKNKSSNSKKSN; translated from the coding sequence ATGGCATTGATACTAGTTAGGGCTATGAATAAGAAAAAAGCATTAAATGGCTTGGCAGATATAGAAAGGCATGCTAAATTATCAATAATAGGAAAACCTAGGAAGGTTTCTTTAAAAAGTGTGCATGATGTAACAAAAAGAGTTTTAAAACAAGAACCTAGAGATGATATTAAAATAGCAGTTCTAGTTAAAGTTCAAGAAAGTACAACAACAAGTATTATGAATTTAAGAAAAATCCATCCTCCAGTTCATGTTATTGTTATTAGTGAAGAATATCCAGAATATGAAGATTTAAATAAGGAATTTAGTAAATCTAAAATATTTGATGGTTATTATTCTTCTAAAAATAAATCTTCAAATTCAAAAAAAAGTAATTGA
- a CDS encoding Mur ligase family protein produces the protein MEITDFDENTVFGVIGVCGINGNLIARLLMDHGFKVQANDMVNEEDCRFKAALKDYPEMKIYYGEIPETFFTSSDYMIIPTALLESKSMLYHKIKKYGIPILTVKDILEIFEPKHPVICITGTNGKTTTTTLLKHIAYHAGLKPCEHNLMGLQGNTADIPPLQSRLNGNINILETGTFGIKGSLEKLAKACKPDVGLITNITPDHLSENSSFLDYARVKGELVELLRNKTLVINNDDPTIESLLKELNYEGNLISFGLDTNSNKTTLKQCFCGKKVQIKEFCGGVGVYECNCGLKYTKPDYLACNINDKHNQFILKTPYNEEYEFKLGIYGIHNIYNAVGAIIIAHETLNISYETIKEAVKSFKGVGGRMEKIGISHNKQIMVDYAHNPAGITSVLKELKNAYGTIVDVITTSSESGIDGDKEILDCAAEHANYIVPASHNAYLCAKHALDNGKYTDKIVLPDSMPEGDKKGTLGATVEQVLVGFNKALELDANLVVCTGEAAFKYKDIIKDNE, from the coding sequence ATGGAAATAACTGATTTTGATGAAAACACTGTATTTGGAGTTATAGGTGTATGTGGAATAAATGGTAATCTTATTGCAAGATTATTAATGGATCATGGATTTAAAGTACAAGCAAATGATATGGTAAACGAAGAAGATTGCCGTTTTAAGGCTGCTCTAAAGGATTATCCTGAGATGAAAATATACTATGGTGAAATTCCAGAAACATTTTTTACAAGTTCAGATTATATGATAATTCCAACTGCACTTCTTGAATCAAAATCAATGCTGTATCATAAAATTAAAAAATATGGTATTCCTATTTTAACAGTAAAAGATATACTTGAAATTTTTGAACCAAAACATCCTGTTATATGTATTACTGGAACAAATGGTAAGACAACCACAACAACACTCCTAAAACACATAGCATATCATGCCGGTTTAAAACCATGTGAACATAATTTAATGGGTTTGCAGGGAAATACTGCAGATATTCCACCTCTACAATCAAGATTAAATGGAAATATTAACATATTAGAAACAGGAACATTTGGTATTAAAGGAAGTCTTGAAAAATTAGCAAAAGCATGTAAACCTGATGTAGGGTTAATAACTAATATAACTCCAGATCATTTATCTGAAAATTCAAGTTTTCTAGATTATGCTCGAGTTAAAGGAGAATTAGTTGAATTATTACGAAATAAAACTCTTGTAATAAATAATGATGATCCAACGATTGAATCATTGTTAAAAGAACTAAATTATGAAGGTAATTTAATTTCATTTGGTTTAGATACAAATTCCAACAAAACCACATTAAAACAATGTTTCTGTGGAAAAAAAGTTCAAATTAAAGAATTTTGTGGTGGAGTAGGAGTATATGAATGTAATTGTGGATTAAAATATACAAAACCAGACTATCTAGCATGTAATATAAATGATAAACACAATCAATTCATTCTTAAAACACCATATAATGAAGAATATGAATTTAAATTAGGAATATATGGTATACATAATATATATAATGCAGTTGGAGCAATAATAATTGCACATGAAACATTAAATATATCTTATGAAACAATAAAAGAAGCAGTTAAATCATTTAAAGGTGTTGGAGGGCGTATGGAAAAAATAGGAATTAGTCATAATAAACAAATCATGGTAGATTATGCCCATAATCCTGCAGGAATAACATCAGTACTTAAGGAATTAAAAAATGCATATGGTACTATAGTAGATGTTATTACTACTTCATCAGAATCTGGAATTGATGGTGATAAAGAAATCTTGGATTGTGCAGCAGAACATGCTAATTACATAGTTCCAGCATCACACAATGCATATTTATGTGCAAAACATGCTTTGGATAATGGAAAATATACTGATAAAATAGTGTTGCCTGATTCTATGCCTGAAGGTGATAAAAAAGGAACACTTGGAGCTACAGTTGAACAGGTACTTGTAGGTTTTAATAAAGCATTAGAATTAGATGCTAACTTAGTAGTATGTACTGGAGAAGCTGCATTCAAATATAAAGATATTATTAAAGATAATGAATAA
- a CDS encoding Mur ligase family protein, translated as MNFESCLVVGAGNAGRPVARLLNHEGVNVTISDTKTFDDFTTRRQDRLKIMENEGVTLDLGNKSPDITKYDAVFLAPTIPESASIRKEIKEHDKVEVTRKTISDIINRILPMDKIGITGSFGKTTTTDMLTNIFKAAGYNVYQCSSMKWNLVSEAIVDDIVKGEYIGADIAILELPHGTLGLMGEIDLKIGVLTNLRPEHLCEFGGSMEKYVERKACILPASQKLIANSQCGDLLTYKREDTVYFNFENDEAVNLDKYTPTYYGFYDDGKYNIRIVNNKETTESEIEIDTIAFYTYENLTAAIAVSREYGISLNDIKKGIGMFTGVGGRMEYLGKFNGVDAYYDASYGDQSVRQALESVKDENLIILYDNVDSTTIRDKAESGRVIGDYANIVIATGYVEITNTLDMDAALDLLNAIENDDVLKIALCTLDEAAELAMKYAKPGDIIVHLGPDASNSYQQAKTRMINGLNEGCKRYGNN; from the coding sequence TTGAATTTTGAATCATGCTTAGTAGTAGGGGCGGGAAATGCTGGAAGACCAGTAGCTAGATTATTAAATCATGAAGGTGTTAATGTAACAATATCTGATACAAAAACATTTGATGATTTTACAACTAGAAGACAAGATAGACTTAAAATAATGGAAAATGAAGGAGTAACCTTAGATTTAGGTAATAAATCACCAGATATAACAAAATATGATGCAGTATTTTTAGCACCAACAATACCAGAATCTGCATCAATTCGTAAAGAAATTAAAGAACATGATAAAGTGGAAGTTACAAGAAAAACAATCAGTGATATTATTAATAGAATATTACCTATGGATAAAATAGGTATAACAGGATCTTTTGGTAAAACAACCACAACAGATATGTTAACAAATATCTTCAAAGCTGCAGGATATAATGTTTATCAATGTTCTTCAATGAAATGGAACTTGGTAAGTGAAGCAATAGTTGATGATATTGTTAAGGGGGAATATATTGGGGCAGACATTGCAATTCTAGAATTACCCCATGGAACACTTGGATTAATGGGGGAAATTGACTTAAAAATAGGAGTACTAACAAATCTCAGACCAGAACATTTATGTGAATTTGGTGGTTCTATGGAAAAATATGTTGAACGTAAAGCATGTATTCTTCCAGCAAGTCAAAAACTTATAGCAAATTCACAATGTGGTGATTTATTAACATATAAAAGAGAAGACACTGTATATTTCAACTTTGAAAATGATGAAGCTGTTAATTTAGATAAGTACACACCAACATACTATGGGTTCTATGATGATGGTAAATATAATATTAGAATTGTAAATAATAAGGAGACTACTGAATCTGAAATTGAAATAGATACAATAGCATTCTATACATATGAAAATTTAACTGCTGCTATAGCTGTAAGTAGGGAGTATGGAATATCGTTGAATGATATTAAAAAGGGTATTGGTATGTTTACTGGTGTGGGTGGACGTATGGAATATCTTGGTAAATTCAATGGTGTTGATGCATATTATGATGCATCATATGGAGATCAAAGTGTAAGACAAGCACTTGAATCAGTTAAAGATGAAAATCTAATAATATTATATGACAATGTAGACTCAACAACAATAAGAGATAAAGCAGAAAGTGGTCGTGTAATTGGAGATTATGCAAATATTGTTATAGCAACAGGTTATGTTGAAATAACAAATACACTTGATATGGATGCAGCTCTAGATTTATTAAATGCAATAGAAAATGATGATGTACTAAAAATAGCATTATGTACACTTGATGAAGCAGCAGAACTTGCAATGAAATATGCAAAACCAGGGGATATAATTGTACATCTTGGTCCAGATGCATCAAATTCATATCAACAAGCAAAAACAAGAATGATAAATGGTCTTAATGAAGGATGTAAACGTTATGGAAATAACTGA
- a CDS encoding Mur ligase family protein, which yields MQEISIKASDLANKIEGVLYGPDNLLSGNYTFLNKASENDIVIRHKINGKGIEIANEKGVSCLITQNPHDDAISMAKALNFSLIVTEHIEYATAFALNTIVKEYAEDSFKVAVTGTNGKSTTTHLLYTIFSDFNYDTYTNTDAESEGNTLIDPRVASELSDYYHKNNNIDVITLEVSEVQGWDDEIMKNHSNKMIRALDADSVIITNASMDHINLVKSFDNLLYEISGAAKALLNGDKESLLVLNYEDENIRNMANIVSNQSNINVMFFGNYDENNILSVSYKEGVGIYSGNELYVEQKDLPFNSIHFIQDIMAALAVCIYRNMDRGRVIESLKNYKPLARRFIKLRENPIIIDDFAHNPSGINLTIENGSKLGNNLFIVNAIRGSRGDDINREIAEALVKSLKDRDNYTLLLTCSVDVVNHLNTVVDSEKNIFLEILEENNIHFMLFESLEESLLNVVNLASDDDVILLLGAQGMDPASRILKKHDII from the coding sequence TTGCAAGAAATTAGTATTAAAGCATCTGATTTAGCTAATAAAATTGAAGGAGTGTTATATGGTCCTGATAATTTATTGTCAGGAAATTATACCTTTTTAAATAAAGCTTCTGAAAATGATATAGTTATCAGACATAAAATTAATGGTAAGGGTATAGAAATTGCAAATGAAAAGGGAGTTTCTTGTTTAATAACTCAAAATCCTCATGATGATGCAATAAGTATGGCAAAAGCATTGAATTTTTCTCTTATCGTTACTGAGCATATTGAATATGCAACTGCATTTGCATTAAATACAATTGTTAAAGAATATGCAGAAGATTCATTTAAAGTAGCTGTGACTGGAACTAATGGAAAGTCAACAACTACTCATCTTCTCTATACTATTTTTTCAGATTTTAATTATGATACTTACACAAATACTGATGCAGAATCAGAAGGAAATACCCTTATAGATCCAAGAGTAGCATCAGAATTATCTGATTATTATCATAAAAATAATAATATTGATGTAATTACTTTAGAAGTATCTGAAGTTCAAGGATGGGATGATGAAATAATGAAAAATCATTCTAATAAGATGATACGGGCATTAGATGCAGATAGTGTTATAATTACAAATGCATCCATGGATCATATTAATTTAGTTAAATCATTTGACAATTTATTATATGAAATATCTGGAGCAGCAAAAGCATTACTTAATGGGGATAAAGAATCATTACTTGTATTGAATTATGAGGATGAAAATATTAGAAACATGGCTAATATTGTATCAAATCAATCAAATATCAATGTCATGTTTTTTGGAAATTATGATGAAAATAATATTTTATCTGTTTCATATAAGGAAGGTGTTGGTATTTATTCTGGAAATGAATTGTATGTTGAGCAAAAGGATCTTCCATTTAATTCAATACATTTCATACAAGATATAATGGCAGCACTAGCTGTATGTATCTATAGAAATATGGATAGGGGTAGAGTAATTGAATCTTTAAAAAATTATAAACCATTAGCAAGACGTTTTATTAAGCTTAGGGAAAATCCTATTATTATTGATGATTTTGCACATAATCCATCTGGAATTAATTTAACTATTGAGAATGGATCTAAGTTAGGTAATAATTTGTTTATTGTCAATGCTATTAGAGGTTCTCGTGGTGATGATATTAATCGTGAAATAGCCGAAGCTTTGGTAAAATCGCTTAAAGATAGGGATAATTATACTTTATTATTAACATGTAGTGTTGATGTTGTAAATCATTTAAATACTGTTGTTGATTCTGAAAAAAATATATTTTTAGAAATATTAGAAGAAAATAATATTCATTTTATGTTATTTGAATCATTAGAAGAATCATTATTAAATGTTGTAAACTTAGCATCGGATGATGATGTTATATTATTATTGGGTGCTCAAGGAATGGATCCTGCAAGTAGAATTCTAAAAAAACATGATATAATATAA
- a CDS encoding phospho-N-acetylmuramoyl-pentapeptide-transferase has translation MIGQVDVLIFALTIIVTALFTAVVRRELLVADIRDNPIISEHRQKSGTPTMGGFGILIGVSVMALFLFDWHSTSYLLITVIMMVVAGIFGMFDDLLGFKVKEYQKVVRNDGDKPVSIGLLTLEPGEEARIASEKAKADYNKIVEQEHKLTLIDEIPIKSETTESEKIITQFVVACFVILPGFLPTSVSGFELGILMIPLALFAIIGSINSVNLIDGMDGLAAGIIAIASIASALYANVTTGSVAALPFIIIAGACVGFLVLNHYPAKIFMGDTGSYALGTGYMTAALLGNSLIFSIIALAVPIVSVIISLLHRSHIITLPVEPLHHTLNYHGMSEQKIILLYWTVTLVVSIIALFLFGII, from the coding sequence GTGATAGGTCAAGTAGACGTTCTAATATTTGCTTTAACAATAATTGTCACAGCACTATTTACTGCTGTTGTTAGAAGAGAATTACTGGTAGCAGACATAAGGGATAATCCTATAATATCAGAACATAGACAAAAAAGTGGAACACCAACCATGGGTGGTTTTGGTATTTTAATAGGTGTTTCAGTAATGGCCTTATTCTTATTCGATTGGCATTCTACAAGTTATTTATTAATAACTGTAATTATGATGGTAGTTGCAGGAATTTTTGGAATGTTTGATGATTTACTTGGATTTAAAGTAAAAGAATATCAGAAAGTAGTACGTAATGATGGGGATAAACCTGTAAGTATAGGTTTATTGACTTTAGAACCGGGTGAAGAAGCTAGAATTGCATCTGAAAAAGCTAAAGCAGATTATAATAAAATCGTTGAACAAGAACATAAACTTACTTTAATTGATGAAATTCCAATTAAAAGTGAAACTACAGAAAGTGAAAAAATAATTACTCAGTTTGTAGTTGCATGTTTTGTAATACTTCCTGGATTTTTACCAACATCTGTAAGTGGTTTTGAACTTGGTATTTTAATGATACCTTTAGCATTATTTGCAATTATTGGTTCTATAAATTCGGTTAATTTAATTGATGGTATGGATGGATTAGCTGCAGGTATAATTGCAATAGCATCTATAGCTTCAGCATTGTATGCTAATGTAACAACAGGTTCTGTAGCAGCATTACCATTTATAATAATTGCTGGTGCATGTGTAGGATTTTTAGTATTAAATCATTATCCTGCAAAAATCTTCATGGGGGATACTGGATCATATGCATTAGGTACTGGTTATATGACAGCAGCATTACTGGGAAATTCATTGATATTTTCAATAATTGCTCTGGCAGTACCAATTGTATCTGTAATAATAAGTCTTTTACATAGGTCACATATTATAACATTACCTGTTGAACCATTGCATCATACATTGAATTATCATGGTATGTCTGAACAAAAAATTATTTTGTTATATTGGACAGTTACATTGGTAGTTTCTATTATTGCCTTATTTTTATTTGGCATAATATAG
- a CDS encoding ATP-grasp domain-containing protein, translating into MKILFIGSRLFDDVSWYLKQENITSIITESNENAINLDLADYNYIVPRGMDKPMEIAIKEDVDAVIPLIGIDPPLPDVGKMKDELEEIGIPVIASSYKTASLAADKYNTKKLLKENNIKTPQFHALNKPYNIDDIEKDLPIVLKTPEGQGGTGVKVAVNRDDINEFLDNKSNVFTEEYVEGFEVSIEVLRWNNESVALTPVYKGDTTLNGTHPLKKIKQAPLEIEGIDNVAHNRDIRLLAQRIANLVGLDGTMDIDILHDNNSKLDYVIELNTRPSGTRYMTAATTNIYPLCQLVDMAKGHWSAKDVRNSMENYYSTELPIGNFPQENIPSQKRFSSENSYIVHGPKNYQRLTIRATSRNKLNNLTYELVSDYANANNIHFN; encoded by the coding sequence ATGAAAATATTATTTATAGGTTCACGTTTATTTGATGATGTATCTTGGTATCTTAAACAAGAAAATATAACTTCAATAATAACGGAATCAAATGAAAATGCAATAAATTTGGATTTAGCTGATTATAATTATATAGTTCCAAGAGGTATGGATAAACCTATGGAAATAGCAATTAAGGAAGATGTGGATGCTGTTATTCCATTAATTGGTATTGATCCACCTCTTCCTGATGTAGGTAAAATGAAGGATGAACTTGAAGAAATTGGTATTCCTGTTATAGCATCTTCATATAAAACAGCAAGTCTTGCTGCAGATAAATACAATACAAAGAAATTATTAAAGGAAAATAATATTAAAACACCACAATTTCATGCTTTAAATAAACCTTATAATATAGATGATATTGAAAAAGATTTACCCATAGTATTAAAAACTCCTGAAGGTCAAGGGGGAACAGGTGTAAAAGTAGCTGTTAATAGGGATGATATTAATGAGTTCTTAGATAACAAGAGTAATGTTTTTACTGAAGAATATGTGGAAGGATTTGAAGTTTCAATTGAGGTATTACGTTGGAATAATGAATCAGTAGCATTAACTCCAGTATATAAAGGTGATACAACATTAAATGGAACACATCCTTTGAAGAAAATAAAACAAGCACCTCTTGAAATTGAAGGTATAGATAATGTTGCTCATAATAGGGATATTCGACTTCTTGCACAGAGAATTGCTAATTTAGTTGGCTTGGATGGTACTATGGATATTGATATATTACATGATAATAATTCAAAATTAGATTATGTAATAGAATTAAATACCAGACCTAGTGGAACAAGATATATGACAGCAGCTACTACGAATATCTATCCATTATGTCAATTGGTGGATATGGCTAAGGGACATTGGAGTGCAAAAGATGTAAGAAATTCTATGGAGAATTATTATTCTACAGAACTTCCTATTGGAAATTTCCCACAAGAAAATATTCCATCCCAGAAGAGATTTTCATCAGAAAATTCATATATAGTCCATGGTCCAAAGAATTATCAAAGACTTACAATTCGTGCAACATCTAGAAATAAATTAAATAATTTAACATATGAATTAGTAAGTGATTATGCAAATGCAAATAATATTCATTTTAATTAA
- the hycI gene encoding hydrogenase maturation peptidase HycI has protein sequence MHLKQISEEINDFIVDYEKLLILGIGNPLRGDDGVGPLILDLLYEKLVNLTDKNTDDVYLLNTESAPENHTQEIRKLKPSHIIIVDAVEFDAKAGSIITISKNQIDTFNFSTHSMPISFIINYIEETIGSKILTIGIQPKEMNIINTISDEVKSSANDLTDIIAKLV, from the coding sequence ATACACTTAAAACAAATATCAGAAGAAATAAATGATTTTATTGTTGATTATGAAAAATTATTAATTTTAGGTATAGGAAATCCCTTACGTGGAGATGATGGTGTAGGACCATTAATACTTGATTTATTATATGAGAAGTTAGTTAATTTAACTGATAAAAATACTGATGATGTATACTTGTTAAATACTGAATCAGCACCAGAAAATCATACACAAGAAATAAGAAAGTTAAAACCATCACATATAATAATAGTGGATGCAGTTGAATTTGATGCTAAAGCTGGTTCTATAATAACCATTTCAAAGAATCAAATAGACACATTCAATTTTTCAACACATTCTATGCCAATATCATTCATAATAAATTATATTGAAGAAACTATTGGAAGTAAAATTTTAACAATTGGAATACAACCAAAGGAAATGAATATAATAAATACAATATCTGATGAAGTTAAAAGTAGTGCTAATGACTTAACAGATATAATAGCCAAATTAGTTTAA
- a CDS encoding methyltransferase domain-containing protein codes for MTYYDDLTKDKKRVNSFKRAIYEKTSGITYDLGTGSGILAQLAANHAKKVYALEQNPFIIKSTKKNLSKYDNIELIKTDASRYEFPEKADTIICEMLDTALIDEEQVPVINNAHKYIKEDTVFIPKSVYSTVEIISTNINHITYYEDNIPEYISLSDEIKYHSISFQDVICEKVNVEISINIMKAGKINALKITTYTILTDNIILEPTPMLNPPIIVPVDCMDVDVDDEIIINMEYIMGGGLNTLKTNIRRNK; via the coding sequence ATGACATATTATGATGATTTAACAAAGGATAAAAAAAGAGTAAACTCATTTAAAAGGGCAATTTATGAAAAAACAAGTGGGATAACATATGATTTAGGAACAGGATCTGGAATATTAGCTCAATTAGCAGCAAATCATGCTAAAAAAGTATATGCTTTAGAACAAAACCCTTTCATTATAAAAAGTACTAAAAAGAATTTGTCAAAGTATGATAATATTGAATTAATAAAAACAGATGCAAGTAGGTATGAATTTCCAGAAAAGGCCGATACAATCATATGTGAAATGTTAGATACAGCTTTAATTGATGAAGAACAAGTTCCAGTAATAAATAATGCTCATAAATACATAAAGGAAGATACAGTTTTCATACCTAAATCAGTATATTCAACTGTAGAGATAATTTCAACAAATATTAATCATATAACATATTATGAAGATAATATTCCAGAGTACATATCATTATCTGATGAAATTAAATATCATTCTATATCATTTCAAGATGTAATATGTGAAAAAGTTAATGTAGAAATTTCTATAAATATTATGAAAGCTGGAAAGATAAATGCATTAAAAATAACAACATATACTATTTTAACAGATAATATTATTTTAGAACCAACACCAATGTTAAATCCACCAATTATAGTACCAGTAGATTGTATGGATGTTGATGTTGATGATGAAATTATAATTAATATGGAATATATTATGGGTGGTGGTTTAAATACACTTAAAACAAATATCAGAAGAAATAAATGA
- the nikR gene encoding nickel-responsive transcriptional regulator NikR, whose translation MRISMSLPNKLLNEFDDVLRDRGYQSRSKGIRDALKDYILRYQWMNDMEGERVGVIAVIYDHHYVGVMESMTDIQHDYRDEIDASLHIHMSDKYCLEVIIVKGDVIYIRELTEKLMRLKGVEHVKLTSAGTGELEKVSIEEN comes from the coding sequence ATGCGAATAAGTATGTCGTTACCAAATAAGCTTTTAAATGAATTTGATGATGTGTTACGTGATCGAGGATATCAATCCCGTTCTAAAGGTATACGTGATGCATTAAAGGATTATATTCTTCGATATCAATGGATGAATGATATGGAAGGTGAACGTGTAGGCGTTATAGCTGTTATCTATGATCATCACTACGTTGGAGTAATGGAATCTATGACTGATATTCAACATGATTATCGTGATGAAATTGATGCTAGTCTACATATACACATGAGTGATAAATATTGTTTAGAAGTTATTATTGTAAAAGGTGACGTTATATATATACGTGAATTAACAGAAAAACTCATGAGACTAAAAGGAGTTGAACATGTTAAATTAACCAGTGCAGGTACTGGTGAACTTGAAAAAGTAAGTATTGAAGAAAACTAG
- a CDS encoding CBS domain-containing protein translates to MIVKEVMNKNIYYIGPDESVRFALKELYSLGVHRLFVFDDNDCPIGVISYEDIILLEGSEDTMIDLDMVKVSDLMTEHITTINANAKIQDAANLILRAEVSGLLVVENDKNVGVLTKTDICRLVSFSDVIPK, encoded by the coding sequence ATGATTGTAAAAGAAGTTATGAATAAAAATATTTATTATATTGGCCCTGATGAAAGTGTTAGATTTGCTCTTAAAGAATTATATTCATTAGGTGTTCACAGACTCTTTGTTTTTGATGATAATGACTGTCCAATAGGTGTTATATCCTATGAAGATATCATATTATTAGAAGGGTCTGAAGATACAATGATTGACCTAGATATGGTAAAAGTCAGTGATTTAATGACAGAACATATTACTACAATCAACGCTAATGCTAAAATTCAAGATGCAGCAAATCTTATATTAAGAGCTGAAGTATCAGGATTACTTGTTGTTGAAAATGATAAGAATGTAGGTGTTTTAACAAAAACTGATATCTGTAGATTAGTTTCTTTTTCAGATGTTATTCCAAAATAA
- a CDS encoding potassium channel family protein: protein MIKLMGIIVGAGRIGYNLARNMAEKHDITLIDKDKELCEKTNYLLDCYVIHGTGTNTKILEDADIAKADFFVATTGNDEVNLLSSVYAKEHGVNIIISRLNNTEHAEIFTKFNIPFINPETSAMRLIARSIVRPTAQSLVSLGQGNAEILELKVKNKDLAFIPISEIENNTDKFIIVMVYTDNETIIPTKETMLGYDDSVAVLVKTEYVNEIQDLFTKNTSELE from the coding sequence ATGATTAAATTGATGGGTATAATTGTAGGTGCTGGACGTATAGGTTATAATTTAGCAAGAAATATGGCTGAAAAACATGATATAACACTTATTGATAAAGATAAGGAACTATGTGAAAAAACAAATTATCTACTTGATTGTTATGTTATTCATGGAACTGGTACAAATACTAAAATTCTTGAAGATGCTGATATAGCAAAAGCAGACTTTTTTGTTGCAACAACAGGAAATGATGAAGTAAATCTTTTATCATCAGTATATGCTAAAGAACATGGTGTTAATATAATTATATCAAGATTAAATAACACAGAACATGCTGAAATATTCACTAAATTTAATATACCCTTTATTAATCCTGAAACTAGTGCTATGAGACTTATTGCAAGAAGTATTGTACGACCAACTGCACAATCACTAGTATCATTAGGACAAGGAAATGCTGAAATTTTAGAATTAAAAGTTAAAAATAAAGATCTTGCATTCATACCCATCTCTGAAATTGAAAATAACACAGATAAATTTATCATAGTTATGGTGTATACAGATAATGAAACTATTATTCCAACCAAAGAAACAATGCTTGGATATGATGATAGTGTAGCAGTACTTGTAAAAACTGAATATGTAAATGAAATACAAGACTTATTTACTAAAAATACATCAGAACTTGAATAA